The Neomonachus schauinslandi chromosome 11, ASM220157v2, whole genome shotgun sequence genomic sequence AGAACAAAAGTAATTCCCACacatttatagtatttttatgatCACGAAGGAAGTCCTGTTCCTATTCTATTTCTGGTTGATTATTACAAGTGTAGAGAAACATTATGTTGATttagaacacatttttaatttaatttaatttaatttttaaagattttgtttatttatttgacagagacacagagagagagggaacacaagcagggggagtgggagagggagaagcaggcttcctgccgagcagggagcccgatgtggggctcgatcccaggaccccaggaccacgacccgagccgaaggcagacgcctaacgactgagcctcccaggcgcccctagaacacattttttaaatcagtgaaacACGGTTGAGTTTTATACATGGGTCTTGTATCTGGCAATATTGTGTCTTTATTTTCGCCTTAGCAATACTGCCAAACTCAAATTAATTCAAATAGTTTGTTAATTCCGTTGGGGTTTCCGTTTTGATGATGAGGGTTGTCTTTCACTTCCAGCCCTCAtgcttctttttcttaccttctgAAGCTGGTTTTCGGAATTACCAAGACGGCAGCGGGCACTCTTGGTCTGTCTTTTATCTGAGTGGGTGTGTGTCTGAGTCTCTCTGCCCTGTCAGCATGGTCAGAAAGTGATAATTCACCTCTGGGCGATCAGTGCACGGGACTCTACTCGATTGCGCTGAGTTACAAGCACCGTAACACTGAAATCCTATCTGCTGGGCATTTTCATGCCCATGTTCACTAGGGACTCCCTTCAACCCCCTGGCATTATGCTCCTCCGGTTCTGGGGTCAAGGCCTGACTCCCAGgctgcctctccctcctcttgTTCTGTTCAGCTGCTCTAATTTCGAAACTTCCTGTATGAGAAATTGTGGAAGATCGAGTGTCTATTCCATGATGGCTAATTAGAACTTACTTCTAAAACCAGTACAGATCTGAGGACTTACAGggttggcggggggtggggtgcggggtgtcagcttttctatttctttaggtGCCGGCTTTATCTACAGTTCCAAAAATGTTGGCATGTACTTTGTTTATAGtggtcttctatttcttttaattgttGTTCTGGCTATAACTATTCCTCTTTTAAGATGGTGTGTATTTATTTGCATTGTCTCCTTCTTAGCCTTCATCAGTCTTGCTGGAGGTTGTccattaattttttgaagaatcggCTCTGGGCTCTGCTGGTCTTCTCTACAATCTGTCTGGTTGTTACTGCTTtcattctaatctttattatgtcttcgcttcttgttctttttgcaATTTGCTATTGTTCTTTTACTGGCTCCTTAAGCTAAATACTCAGCTTAATTGTTGTAATCCTTccagttttttgggggttttttttggataaatgtaTTTAAGGatgtaaatttctctttttttaaagattttattcatttgacagagagagacacagcaagagagggaacacaagcagggggagtgggagagggagaagcaggcttcccgctgagcagggagcctgatgtggggctcgatcccaggaccctgggatcatgacctgagccgaaggcagacgcttaacgactgagccacccaggcgcccctaaatttctCTTTATGTACACCTTTAGGCAGGGTTCACAAATTTTGTATGCTTTGTTGTCATTAGTTCTAAATAGTTGGTAATTTTCCTATTTAATCTgagatgaagcaaaaaaaaaaaaaaactgttagttATTCCccaataaaaatagaactccccaTTTTCAGCTGGGCACATAGCACCCAGTCTCCCCTGCACAGACTCTGAACACAGATGAAATGAAACAATAATACCAGCTCAGAAATGAAGACAAACTTGAAAGAAATACTGCAGGAAACCCCGTCGAGAGATTGCACAGGAAGACAGGAATGGTACAGTTCATTGTGCATGAATGCAGTCTAGAAGCCTGTGAGGCGGGGGGCAGATGGACAGTCTGGCACGTGCATAACCGATCACGGCAGAAGCAAACCGAAACTATAGAACAGAACAAATGcttaaagattaaagaaaactCTTCAGACGTAAAAGAAGACGTTCAACTACAGCCTGAAAGAAAACATCAAACGTGACCCGCCAACAGCAAGGCAGGCATACCCTGACAGAGTTACCGACACAGAGATGAGACTTGGAGGCGGCCAAGGGAAGAGACCGCATCTTCCTTTAAGAAGACGAGGAGTGAAGTTTTCCTCAGACTTCCCCACACAGACACTCAAAGCCAGAAGACGGAACCGTGGAAAGAAGGCATGAACCAAGACTTTCATGCCCAGCCAGCGTTTCTGAATGAGTTAGAGCCCAAGGAAAATAGTTTGACTGACCCCTCTTGAAGAAGTCACTAGACACACATTTCAGCCCAATTACAAGATGATGGGAAAATCCACTCCGGGCCACAGGCTGGGGACACGGGGCGTCTCCGTAACTGAAAGGTTAGGGGGCTCTGGCCAGGTGAAAGGGCGGTCAGACATCCGGCAGGGAGCGTGAGCACTGGAAGAGGGGCCTGAGGGCGTCATCCTTATGTCACGTGGCTGACAGGAGGAGACAAGCGTAGGCGCAtctgagcagtgggaggggcaggggccaaGTCCTTGGCACAAAAATGCAGGGTGCACTCGGAGAACACAGGGAGACCTGGCAGCCCACCCCACAGGCAGCCGCAGGTGCAAGCGTGGGAGTCACGCACgggtctgccccacccccagccactggCCCCCGCCATCAGCTCGTGCCGGGCAGAGAAGCCCCCTATGCCAGGGCCCCCAGTGGCTCATATCTTCCAAGCAGGATTCCACACGTTCGCTCCCAGTTTGAATGCCCAAGAAGCTATTAGTAGTATAATTAGAAATACTAGGGTCCCTGCAGCACAGAGGAAAAGGTCAAAACAAAGGGTCCCGGGAGAGACCAGACAATGCCGGGAGGGgagtaaaacttccaaacttcTTCAACTAATGTCGTGAGAGACCAGAAGATGTGGCTTCTCCGTATCTTCGAGACAAGAACAACATGCCATGAAAAAGGATCAGCAATGAAGAGCACTTCAGAATTAGACATAGGACAGCCGACATAAAAATGTCAGGGCCAAGGTCGGAATGAGGAAATCTCCCGGAATGCAGAATGAAAGGCAACAACAGGTAAAGGGGACAGAGACGACCAGAGACAAGGGTCGTTCTCGGAGGACCAACACGCTGGCGGCAGAGCTCTATACGTGAGAACAGGGAACACagggaaaatgcaaaagaaataccATCCAGACCATCCCAGAAGCCAACTGAAAGGGTCTGAACACTGGGCCCATGCCCCGTCAGGGGACGCCGAGGACAAGAGGACCCCAAAGGCAGGGCCCAGAGAGCCCTGGCCTGCCCATctgcaggggagagagaaggtgaCAGAGGCACGTCCAGGGCTtgggcaggggtggaggaggtCTTGCAGGCAGAGCTGGCCGGGGGAGGGGCTGTAATGTGGGGAAGCCATCCCCAAGAAAGgccaaagagagagaggaagggagaaggccCCGGGGCTGAACCCACTGGGGAGGGGGCCACCTTGTCCGCCCCCATTGCAGCGGGCAGTAGGTGGGGCCCAGCCAAGCTGTCCAGCATGGGCCCCACCACCCTACTCCTGCCTACCCCCtggccccgcccaccccccacccacccccccccccgcctcggGCCCTCCAGGGGAAGGAAAAGGTGGATTCTGCCGGTGCTGGAGACCAGGAGGCTGCAGCAAGGAGGGaatgcagggaggcagggggctcCCGGCCTGGAGGCTGCCACACACGGGCCACAGTTCACAGGCACCCCTGTGCCTGGAGAGAGCCGGATGTGGGTGGTGGAAGGGCACGAGGGCTGGCACAGGGCCTTCATGGATACAGACAAGGCCTCCAGCCCGGAACAGTGCTGACCAGCCAACCCTGCCCTCTACAGAGACCTGGGCACTTCCCTGGGCCACTTGCAGGTGCTGTGGCTGGCTCGCTGCGGCCTGACTGACCTGGATGGCATTGGCTCCTTCCCGGCCCTGAAGGTGGGTCTGTGGTGccctgggctggggagagggtgccAGGCCAAGCGCTGGCTGAGCCCCCTGCCGCCCCAGGAACTCTACGTCTCCTTCAACAACGTCTCAGACCTGAGCCCGCTGTGCCTGCTGCAGCAGCTGGAGGTGCTAGACCTGGAGGGCAACAGCGTGGAGGACCTGGGGCAGGTGCGCTTCCTGCAGCTGTGCCCGAGGCTGGCCACGCTCACCCTGGAGGGCAACCTGGTGTGCCTGCGGCCAGCGCCCAGCCCTTCCAACAAGGTGCGTGTGGTGGGCACCCACCGTGCACAGGAGGGCGAGGCACTCTGTGCCCCCCCACAGTCCCAGGGGCCTCTCTGCCCACCTGAGCACGGGAGCATCCCCAGGTCACGTCTCCAGGGCATGGCCCACCTGCACCCTGTGACTTGTTCACCATGAGCTCATTCTCTTGTATTGCTGGAGACCTTCTGGGCCCGGACCAGACCCCACAGGGCCCCACAGGGCCATGTGCACACACGCTGCCCCCCGGCCCATAATTCACCCACGTGAAGTCGGTTCAGTCTGCACATGGaatctcacactctctctctcacacacacacacacacacacacgtgcgtgcaggCCCAGTCCAAAGCCCCCTCCGTCCCCCACAGGCCTGGGCGTGCCCTAGGTGGGAATGCATTCAGACATCGTGGGCCCGTGCACACCTGGGGCTCATGCCTCCTGCCCTGCTAGGCTCTGTGCTGTGCCATCGGTGTACAGGGCTGCCCAGCTGGGCCGCAGCTCTGAGCTCAGGGCAGCCCCACAGGCCAGAGGACACCACTGGGCCCTGGCTGTGAGCCCAGAGAGTGAGATCACATACAGGTGAGAGCCCAGGGTCCCCAAAGTCCCTGCTGGCCCAGAGTGACCCAGGCCCGCCCTGGCAGGGTGGGCCAGCATCACCAACCCTCAGCTCCCCTGCCTTGCCCCACAGAGGGTCTGGAGAAAGCAGCCACAGGATAGAGTTGGCCTGAAGGGCCCACTGGACCCAGGCCTGCCACACCCTCCCCCCTGCAGGTGCTGCGGGGCTACAACTATCGGGCAGAGGTGAGGAAGCTCATCCCCCAGCTGCAGGTCCTGGATGAGGTACCAGCCACACACACAGGCCCCCCGGCCTCCCGGAAGCTGGACCAGGACTGGCTCATGGTGAAGGAGGCCATCAGGGAGGGCACTGTCTTGGATGGCCTGCTCCCTGGGCTGGGTATGGCAGCCACTCACCGGTCCTCTTAGCAAGGGCTGCCCCACCCAGCCTGGAGACCTTCCTGACTGAGCCTCAGAAGAGGCTGCCACCCCTACCATCCCCAGGAAGAGAGCTCTGTACCCCGAGCACACCCCTAGGCCTCGCAGAGATGGACAGCCACATCTCCTAACCCTTCTCGGCCTGAATCTTTTGTTCCCAGAGCCCTGCACACCTGCCCCCAGGCCAGGATAACCTCCCTGTGAGCAGCACCTGCTGGGGCATGGGCCTCCAGACACCCAGATGTTGGGTGGCAGGGGTCCCTGGTCTGTGGAcagttctgggggagggggggctcttGGGCTGGCCAGCTGGTGTGGGTTTCCGTGACCTCTGATCTTGACCCTCGGGCAGATCATCCCCATGGAGCCCCCATTCAGAAACTCAGCTCCGAGCTCTCCTTGCCTGAGACCCAGCCATGGGCCCCCAGGCCATGGCCACTCTCCCTACTGGTCACTGGGGGTCCTCTGCCTGAAAGCCTGCTTCCCAAGGACCCAGCTCCAGAGGATGACACCAGCAACCTCACCCATGGTAACTAACCCATCTCAGCAGAAAGCTGACCCTGCAGCCCCTCAACCCGAAACCAGGCCCAGCCATATCCTCCTCTTTAGGGGCTAGCCGAGTCCTCTGCGGGAACCCCACCAGAGGCCTGCGGGAGCGTCGACACCAATGCCAGGTAGGCCCTGCCACCCCCAGCTGGGTCAGGACTCCAGGACTACGACAGGGGACCAGCGTCCTGGCCTGACAGTACCCTGCCCCACAGCCATCGCTAGCCAGAGGCCCCAGCTCTCACCCCCCTCCTTCTATCTTCAGGGcactccccacccagcccccttgAAGGCTGTGCCCCCAAAccagccctctctctccctagGCCTGGGCAGGTCCAGAGCAGCTGCCCCCACACAGGCTGAAGGAGCTGGCTGCCTCTATTCCAGGGCCTGATTCTACAGACAGCAGTGACCCCCTGGCCTTGGCGAGGCTTCCGGCCTGCAGGGAGTTGCGCCT encodes the following:
- the LRRC56 gene encoding leucine-rich repeat-containing protein 56, which translates into the protein MDQAWDRAHGPWPSTATVQVRELSWQGLHNPRPQSKDPGSQRDSRGEQLVEEYRSPARLRALAQVDDLRLVNMLEMCVNTRENSLGNFGVHLPNLSQLKLNGSCLGSVRDLGTSLGHLQVLWLARCGLTDLDGIGSFPALKELYVSFNNVSDLSPLCLLQQLEVLDLEGNSVEDLGQVRFLQLCPRLATLTLEGNLVCLRPAPSPSNKVLRGYNYRAEVRKLIPQLQVLDEVPATHTGPPASRKLDQDWLMVKEAIREGTVLDGLLPGLDHPHGAPIQKLSSELSLPETQPWAPRPWPLSLLVTGGPLPESLLPKDPAPEDDTSNLTHGASRVLCGNPTRGLRERRHQCQAWAGPEQLPPHRLKELAASIPGPDSTDSSDPLALARLPACRELRLRPLPGRSLESQQEGATAPWGPWRGPEEQEDKSRPKTPSSPLCLVPEPSRTLGYNLTPSPPKTPMPSDSSNSYWGSTGLQFRRRRLRALCSLGPGLGQGPGLGQGLATVTDLRALEVTSGPSPRAQGCPGPKPAPDPAARPPRLQCMPHLNPITPAQSHP